The following proteins are co-located in the Mesorhizobium australicum WSM2073 genome:
- a CDS encoding DMT family transporter, translating into MTQPVARNSTIKNVLLAGILLMLAGDFLFALNDAMGKWLVASFSVGQVVLIRSIGAFFVLGPMIANQGAGRLFQLERPGLQILRVVATTLDTALFYAAVVYLPLADVMSFYMAGPIYVAALSHFLLGEKVGWRRWVAILLGFCGVVIMLKPSSAAFSLSSSFALVGSLAFAFAIILNRRLRGTSDTNLVTWQTIGTLAVGGALTIGAWKTPSALDFGAMLLLGIVSCGAHLMITRALKLAPASTLAPLHYTLLLWAVVFGLVFFGDVPGPRILIGSSIIVVAGMFIFHRQKVVDTTVPPENVPKGVN; encoded by the coding sequence ATGACGCAACCCGTGGCGCGGAATTCCACAATCAAGAATGTCCTCCTGGCCGGCATCCTGCTGATGCTGGCCGGCGACTTCCTGTTTGCGCTCAATGATGCGATGGGCAAGTGGCTGGTGGCCAGTTTCTCCGTCGGCCAGGTTGTGCTCATCCGCTCGATCGGCGCTTTCTTCGTGCTGGGTCCGATGATCGCCAACCAGGGCGCCGGCAGACTGTTCCAGCTGGAGCGGCCAGGGTTGCAGATCCTGCGCGTGGTGGCGACGACACTGGACACCGCCTTGTTCTACGCCGCCGTCGTCTACCTGCCGCTTGCCGATGTGATGAGCTTCTACATGGCCGGGCCGATCTATGTGGCGGCGCTGTCACATTTCCTGCTTGGCGAAAAGGTCGGCTGGCGCCGCTGGGTGGCGATCCTGCTCGGCTTCTGCGGTGTGGTCATCATGCTGAAACCGTCCTCTGCCGCGTTTTCGCTGTCATCGAGTTTCGCGCTTGTCGGCAGCCTTGCCTTCGCCTTCGCCATCATCCTCAACCGACGCCTGCGCGGCACCAGCGACACCAATCTGGTGACATGGCAGACGATCGGCACGCTGGCGGTTGGCGGCGCCCTCACCATCGGGGCCTGGAAGACGCCGTCTGCGCTTGATTTCGGCGCCATGCTGCTGCTCGGCATCGTTTCCTGCGGGGCGCATCTGATGATCACCAGGGCGCTGAAACTGGCGCCGGCCTCGACGCTGGCGCCGCTGCACTACACGCTGCTCTTGTGGGCAGTGGTGTTCGGGCTGGTGTTCTTCGGCGACGTTCCCGGTCCGCGCATCCTGATCGGCTCGAGCATCATCGTCGTGGCCGGCATGTTCATCTTCCACCGCCAGAAGGTGGTCGACACCACGGTGCCGCCGGAGAACGTGCCGAAAGGCGTGAACTAA
- a CDS encoding LPS biosynthesis choline kinase, translated as MGTDEARAKLAVIPVLAGYTGPLERLGGLTNLVFKAGDYCLRIPGKGTEEYINRANEAIAAREAAIAGVSPEVLHADAASGLMVTRYIAGAETMSPEKFRERQGSPARAAEAFRKLHASGAVFPFRFELFWMIDDYLKVLSTRDVALPAGYHDVVREAESVRSALAVRPLPLVACHCDPLCENFLDTGERMWIVDWEYSGMNDPLWDLGDLSVEGKFDAAQDEELMRAYFGGEARPAERGRIVIYKAMCDLLWTLWGLIQLANENPVDDFRAYADGRFARCKALMETEEFSRHLAAVRKG; from the coding sequence ATGGGGACAGACGAGGCGCGGGCAAAACTTGCCGTCATTCCGGTACTGGCCGGCTATACTGGGCCGCTGGAACGGCTCGGCGGCTTGACCAACCTCGTCTTCAAGGCCGGCGATTACTGCCTGCGTATTCCAGGCAAAGGCACCGAGGAATACATCAACCGCGCCAACGAGGCGATTGCCGCGCGTGAGGCGGCAATCGCGGGGGTAAGTCCTGAAGTGCTGCATGCCGACGCCGCCAGCGGCCTGATGGTGACGCGCTACATTGCCGGTGCGGAGACGATGTCGCCGGAGAAGTTCAGGGAGCGGCAGGGCAGCCCGGCCCGAGCGGCCGAGGCCTTCCGCAAGCTGCACGCGTCCGGCGCGGTGTTCCCCTTCCGCTTCGAACTGTTTTGGATGATCGACGACTATCTCAAGGTGCTGTCGACCAGGGATGTCGCCCTGCCCGCCGGCTATCATGACGTGGTGCGCGAGGCCGAGAGCGTACGCTCGGCCTTGGCCGTCCGCCCCTTGCCTCTCGTCGCCTGCCATTGCGACCCGCTGTGCGAGAATTTCCTCGACACGGGCGAGCGGATGTGGATCGTCGACTGGGAATATTCGGGGATGAACGACCCGCTCTGGGACCTCGGCGACCTCAGCGTGGAAGGCAAGTTCGACGCCGCCCAGGACGAGGAGCTGATGCGCGCCTATTTCGGCGGCGAGGCGAGGCCGGCGGAGCGCGGCCGCATCGTCATCTACAAGGCGATGTGCGATCTGCTCTGGACGCTGTGGGGGCTGATCCAGCTTGCCAACGAAAATCCCGTCGACGATTTCCGCGCCTATGCCGACGGCCGCTTCGCCCGCTGCAAGGCGCTGATGGAGACAGAGGAGTTTTCGCGGCACCTGGCGGCGGTACGCAAGGGCTAG
- a CDS encoding class I SAM-dependent DNA methyltransferase — MADSKHQGALGEVYAAKRPEEVAALYDRWSQTYDADMSAAGYRHPTICLALLARHLPRGAAPLLDAGAGTGLIGEWLDIAGYPQVEALDISQGMLDQAARKGVYSALHCLALGGALPFADSTYAGIISAGVFTSGHVGAEGLDELIRICRPGGVIVLTIKNTLWDHGFAARIAELEAQGLVTRVEETRPYVSMPGEADTVPSRGLALRVS, encoded by the coding sequence GTGGCGGACAGCAAACATCAAGGCGCGCTCGGCGAGGTCTACGCGGCCAAGCGCCCGGAAGAGGTGGCCGCACTGTACGACCGCTGGTCGCAAACCTACGACGCCGACATGTCGGCAGCCGGCTACCGCCACCCGACCATCTGCCTTGCTTTGCTCGCCCGCCATCTGCCGCGCGGGGCAGCCCCGCTGCTCGACGCCGGGGCCGGTACCGGGCTGATCGGCGAGTGGCTCGATATTGCCGGCTATCCCCAGGTCGAGGCGCTGGATATCTCGCAAGGCATGCTGGATCAAGCCGCGCGCAAGGGCGTCTATTCGGCGCTGCATTGTCTGGCGCTCGGCGGCGCCTTGCCATTTGCCGACAGCACTTATGCCGGCATCATCTCGGCCGGCGTCTTTACCTCCGGCCATGTCGGCGCCGAGGGACTGGACGAACTGATCCGCATCTGCCGGCCGGGTGGGGTGATCGTGCTGACGATCAAGAACACGTTGTGGGATCACGGTTTTGCCGCGCGCATCGCCGAACTCGAGGCACAAGGCCTGGTCACGCGGGTCGAGGAAACACGACCATATGTCTCAATGCCAGGCGAGGCCGATACCGTCCCCAGCCGTGGCCTCGCTTTGCGCGTGAGTTAA
- a CDS encoding amidohydrolase family protein produces MDFDLIVRGGTLPDGGIADIGISGETIAAIEPKLDGSARTEVDAHGNLVAPPFVDPHFHMDATLSYGLPRINASGTLLEGIALWGELKPLLTHEAVRDRALAYCDWAVSMGLLAIRTHVDVCDDRLLAVEALLEVKKIVAPYIDLQLVAFPQDGFYRSPTARKNTIRALDIGVDIVGGIPHFERTMADGTRSVTELCEIAAKRGLMVDLHCDETDDPLSRHIEQLAYEAQRLGLQGRVAGSHLTSMHSMDNYYVSKLLPLIAEAGVSAIPNPLINIMLQGRHDTFPKRRGMTRVKEMLALGIRVGWGQDCVLDPWYSLGTADMLDVAFMGLHVAQMSSPADMARCFDMVTNVNAAIMGLDHLGLGVGKRASLVILDAGNPIEALRLRAERICVIARGKVVAERTRQDTRLSISGRPSQVNRRHIST; encoded by the coding sequence ATGGATTTCGATCTTATTGTGCGCGGCGGCACGCTTCCGGATGGCGGCATCGCCGACATCGGCATCAGCGGCGAGACGATCGCCGCGATCGAGCCGAAGCTCGACGGTTCCGCGCGGACCGAGGTCGACGCCCATGGCAATCTGGTGGCACCGCCCTTCGTCGATCCGCATTTCCACATGGACGCGACGCTCTCCTACGGCCTTCCGCGTATCAACGCGTCGGGCACGCTGCTCGAAGGCATAGCGCTATGGGGCGAACTGAAGCCGCTCCTGACGCACGAGGCCGTGCGTGACCGGGCGCTCGCCTATTGTGATTGGGCGGTGTCGATGGGGCTGCTCGCCATCCGAACCCATGTCGACGTCTGCGACGACCGGCTGCTGGCCGTCGAGGCGCTGCTGGAGGTCAAGAAAATCGTCGCACCTTATATCGATCTGCAATTGGTGGCCTTCCCGCAGGACGGCTTCTATCGCTCGCCGACGGCACGAAAAAACACCATTCGCGCGCTGGACATTGGCGTCGACATCGTCGGCGGCATTCCGCATTTCGAGCGCACCATGGCCGACGGCACACGCTCGGTTACCGAACTGTGTGAGATCGCGGCAAAACGCGGGCTCATGGTCGACCTGCATTGCGACGAGACCGACGACCCGCTGTCGCGCCACATCGAACAGCTCGCCTATGAAGCGCAGCGCCTCGGCCTGCAGGGCAGGGTGGCCGGTTCGCACCTCACCTCGATGCATTCGATGGACAATTACTACGTCTCAAAGCTTCTGCCGCTGATCGCCGAAGCCGGCGTTTCCGCGATCCCCAATCCGCTGATCAACATCATGCTGCAGGGCCGCCACGACACATTCCCGAAGCGGCGTGGCATGACGCGGGTCAAGGAGATGCTGGCGCTGGGCATCCGTGTCGGCTGGGGTCAGGATTGCGTGCTCGATCCCTGGTATTCGCTGGGCACCGCCGACATGCTCGACGTCGCCTTCATGGGCCTGCATGTCGCCCAGATGTCGAGCCCCGCCGACATGGCGCGCTGCTTCGACATGGTCACCAACGTCAATGCCGCGATCATGGGCCTCGACCATCTCGGCCTCGGCGTCGGCAAGCGCGCCAGCCTGGTGATCCTCGATGCCGGCAATCCGATCGAGGCTCTGCGCCTGCGCGCCGAGCGCATCTGCGTCATTGCCAGGGGCAAGGTGGTGGCGGAGCGGACGAGGCAGGATACCAGGCTTTCGATCTCCGGCAGGCCGTCGCAGGTGAATCGCAGGCACATATCCACCTAG